Proteins co-encoded in one Salvia splendens isolate huo1 chromosome 4, SspV2, whole genome shotgun sequence genomic window:
- the LOC121797763 gene encoding glycylpeptide N-tetradecanoyltransferase 1-like, whose product MADKDAPAENVPSDENNAPSGSESEASIDELARKVQESLSLSKRHKFWETQPVGQFKDVGDTSLPEGPIEQPTPLSEVKQEPYNLPAPYEWVTCDLDSEEVCSEVYTLLTNNYVEDDENMFRFNYSKEFLRWALRPPGYFRSWHIGVRVKTSKKLVAFITGIPAKIRVRDAVVLLAEVNFLCVHKKLRSKRLAPVMIKEVTRRVHLENIWQAAYTAGVVLPTPITTCQYWHRSLNPKKLIDVGFSRLGARMTMSRTIKLYKLPEQTTTPGFRKMEPHDVPAVTRLLRSYLNQFAVAPDFDENDVEHWLLPKEDVVDSYLVESPESHKITDFCSFYTLPSSILGSQTHSVLKAAYSYYNVSTMTPLLQLMNDALIVAKKKEFDVFNALDVMQNETFLKELKFGPGDGKLHYYLYNYRLKHILRSSELGLVLL is encoded by the coding sequence ATGGCTGACAAAGATGCTCCAGCTGAAAACGTTCCCTCTGACGAGAATAATGCACCTTCAGGGAGTGAAAGTGAGGCGTCAATTGATGAATTGGCGAGAAAGGTTCAAGAGTCACTCTCACTCTCGAAGAGGCATAAGTTTTGGGAGACCCAGCCTGTAGGCCAGTTCAAGGATGTTGGAGACACGAGCCTGCCTGAAGGCCCGATTGAGCAACCAACGCCACTGTCTGAAGTCAAGCAAGAGCCGTATAATCTCCCAGCTCCCTACGAATGGGTTACATGCGATCTGGATTCAGAGGAGGTGTGTAGTGAGGTGTATACTTTATTGACGAATAACTATGTTGAGGACGACGAGAACATGTTCAGATTCAACTACTCGAAAGAGTTTCTTCGATGGGCACTTCGTCCTCCTGGTTATTTCCGTAGCTGGCACATAGGAGTAAGGGTCAAGACTTCGAAGAAACTGGTTGCGTTCATTACTGGGATTCCTGCTAAGATACGTGTCCGTGATGCTGTGGTGCTGCTTGCAGAGGTCAATTTCCTGTGTGTTCACAAGAAGCTCCGATCAAAAAGACTTGCTCCTGTCATGATAAAGGAGGTTACTCGGAGGGTTCATTTGGAGAATATATGGCAGGCAGCTTATACGGCTGGCGTTGTTTTACCTACACCGATAACAACATGTCAGTATTGGCACAGATCGTTGAATCCAAAGAAGCTTATTGATGTTGGATTTTCTAGGCTCGGTGCAAGGATGACAATGAGCCGAACTATCAAGCTGTACAAGCTACCAGAGCAAACCACGACTCCTGGCTTTAGAAAGATGGAACCCCACGATGTTCCTGCAGTTACTCGTTTGCTTAGGAGTTATTTGAACCAATTTGCGGTGGCGCCAGATTTTGATGAGAATGATGTCGAGCACTGGCTGCTCCCCAAGGAAGACGTCGTGGACAGTTATCTGGTCGAAAGCCCTGAAAGCCACAAAATCACTGATTTCTGCAGTTTTTACACACTCCCCTCTTCGATACTTGGCAGCCAGACCCACTCAGTTCTAAAGGCGGCCTACTCCTATTACAACGTATCCACCATGACTCCCTTGCTTCAATTGATGAATGATGCCCTCATTGTTGCCAAAAAGAAGGAATTCGACGTTTTCAACGCCTTGGATGTTATGCAAAATGAGACATTCTTGAAGGAGCTCAAGTTTGGGCCTGGGGACGGGAAGCTTCATTACTATCTCTACAACTATCGGCTGAAGCACATCCTGAGATCATCGGAGCTTGGCCTCGTGCTCTTATAG
- the LOC121797764 gene encoding eukaryotic initiation factor 4A-10-like — protein sequence MAGLAPEGSQFDGRQFDAKMNELLQVDGGDEFFTSYDEVYDSFDAMSLQENLLRGIYAYGFEKPSAIQQRGIVPFCKGLDVIQQAQSGTGKTATFCSGILQQLDYGVVQCQALVLAPTRELAQQIEKVMRALGDYLGVKVHACVGGTSVREDQRILSAGVHVVVGTPGRVFDMLRRQSLRAEYIKMFVLDEADEMLSRGFKDQIYDIFQLLPSKVQVGVFSATMPPEALEITRKFMNKPVRILVKRDELTLEGIKQFYVNVDKEDWKLETLCDLYETLAITQSVIFVNTRRKVDWLTDKMRSRDHTVSATHGDMDQNTRDIIMREFRSGSSRVLITTDLLARGIDVQQVSLVINYDLPTQPENYLHRIGRSGRFGRKGVAINFMTNEDDKMLNDIQKFYNVVIEELPANVADLL from the exons ATGGCAGGTTTGGCACCCGAAGGATCTCAGTTTGATGGCCGTCAGTTTGATGCCAAGATGAATGAATT GCTTCAAGTTGATGGCGGTGATGAATTCTTCACTTCTTATGATGAGGTTTATGACAGTTTTGATGCTATGTCTCTTCAAGAGAATCTTTTGAGAGGAATTTATGCCTATG GTTTTGAGAAGCCTTCTGCCATTCAGCAAAGGGGCATTGTTCCCTTCTGCAAGGGTCTTGATGTTATCCAGCAGGCTCAGTCTGGTACTGGAAAAACTGCTACCTTCTGTTCTGGAATCCTGCAGCAGCTTGATTACGGTGTGGTGCAATGCCAGGCCTTGGTTTTGGCCCCTACCAGAGAACTTGCTCAACAGATCGAAAAGGTTATGCGTGCACTTGGAGACTACCTTGGTGTCAAGGTTCATGCTTGTGTGGGTGGAACCAGTGTTCGTGAGGATCAGAGGATCCTGTCAGCTGGGGTTCATGTGGTTGTTGGAACCCCTGGACGTGTGTTTGATATGCTGCGAAGGCAGTCACTCCGTGCTGAATATATCAAGATGTTTGTTTTGGATGAGGCTGATGAGATGCTTTCTCGTGGTTTCAAGGATCAG ATCTACGACATCTTCCAGTTGCTACCATCCAAGGTTCAGGTTGGGGTTTTCTCGGCTACAATGCCTCCTGAAGCCCTTGAAATCACCAGGAAGTTCATGAACAAGCCCGTGAGGATTTTGGTGAAGAGGGATGAGCTAACTCTTGAGGGTATCAAGCAGTTCTATGTGAATGTCGACAAGGAAGATTGGAAGCTCGAGACACTCTGTGATCTCTACGAGACTCTGGCTATTACCCAGAGTGTCATCTTTGTCAACACCAGAAGGAAGGTCGACTGGCTGACTGACAAGATGAGGAGCCGCGACCACACTGTCTCAGCTACCCATGGAGACATGGACCAGAACACCAGAGACATCATCATGCGCGAATTCCGCTCAGGCTCTTCCCGTGTCCTCATCACCACTGACCTCCTGGCTCGTGGTATTGATGTGCAGCAAGTCTCCCTCGTCATAAACTATGACCTCCCAACCCAGCCTGAGAACTACCTGCATCGCATTGGTAGAAGTGGAAGGTTCGGGAGGAAGGGTGTTGCCATCAACTTCATGACAAATGAAGATGACAAGATGCTGAACGACATCCAGAAGTTCTACAACGTTGTTATCGAGGAACTCCCGGCTAATGTTGCTGATCTTCTTTAA